The window GCCTTGGTGTAACAGGTAAAGTTTCTATCATATGATCAGGAGGTAATGAGTTCAAGCCGTAGAAACAatttcttgcagaaatgcagagtAAGGCTGCATACAATAAACCCTTGTGGTTCAGCCCTCATGCATAGCGGACGCTTAGTGCACCAGActatcttttttatttattttatgttacACGTAAATCTTTAACTAATTGTCACTTTCAAGGGGGAAAATGATTTGAAAATTATAAGCATTTGTTTAGACTTTAGACATGCCAAGTTGGGGAAAAGTGTACCCTTTTCCAACTTTAGGAAATTTTTTCTTAAAAGCCAACTATTGGTCATAAATCgtaaggaagaaaataaaagacaGACATTGTCCACACCTTTCCGCTAGATTTTAATGTATTTTCTAATCTTTCTGAGATCTAGTTGAAAACATTAAGATAGGAAGTCTTTTAGAAGTAGATCTTTCATAAAGCAAGGAGTACCTCACAAAGAAAAGGACTTTTTGAACTTTTATGCAGAGAAATTTTCAATGCACATAAAATATCATTCTATCTATGTCCCACCTTCTTTAATTACTAGTACTAGTACTAGTCCACAACAAGAAAAGCCCTCATTCCATGTATCCAATACTATGATTCCTTATTTAACCAATCCTACTGTAAACAAGAATTTTCACCAATCTGGTTACTTTGATAAACCTTCCTAAGTACTCCCACCAAAATCAGTTTATATGTACCTCGACTAATTTTAGGAATTACTAGTAATCTCATGTCAGTTTATGTAACGGATGttcataatttataaaaatacgaAATTGTTACTGCTTTGATAACCATACCTACCACTAGCTGCAGGGCCCACTAGGTTTAGCTTAGAAGAAgagaacaaaattaaaatggaatGGTAGTAGGTGCGCTCAATTACAGTGGCCGtacttttcttcttccttttccttcCACTCAAATATCTTCCAACCAAACTCAGCTTCTAAGTTTAACATAAATTactttagaaaaagaaaaaagataagttATCTTGAACTTATATATCCCGGGACGGAGCTAGAGTGTCGGGAGCAGGTTCGGTCGAATCCAGCAGCTTTGGTTCGAActttgtatttgtcttaaaaaatcaATTGAATACGTGTAAATTACTAATTTAGAATCTAATAACTTAAAACGATTAGAATCCTGAACCCATAACCTTGAAATCCTAACTGCGCCTCCTATCATACAAACTTTAGACTATTCAATATTAACACAAATAGATATATGCAGAAATATTGCCTGAATTAAATCAGGAGCAGGAGTAGAATTAAAGAAACATGTATTACTACTAAATAAAGCTGTAAAGTAAAAGTAGAGATCAAGTAGCCAGTATAATTATAGTAAGAGTAAACTTACTTGATAAAGTATTCAGAAACAGAGCCGGAAAGAATGCGACCGAAAAATCCCCAAATGCTAGTGAGGGAGACGAAAATGGAAACATCAGTATATCCCAAAGCTAATCCCATTTGCCCCAAATTATTCATCACAGCCAAACCAGTTCCAACTCCACAAAGAAACGAAACAAACAAAATCCAGAAATCCAGTGTCCTCATCGCCTCAAATATCGTGTGATCTTCTCCAATAACAGGTACCCTTTTCTCCATTTCCGCCGCATTTTCCTCCTTCACTACAACAACCTCCTTTTTCACCAGTAATGGCTCTACAAATTCATTTTCATTGCCTTCAACATCAAAATTTTCTGAATTGGACCGGATAAAGTTCTTCACCATTAAATGAACCGGAATGAACAAAGGGGAAGCTAAAAGGATTAGGAGTATAGCTGCAAATATTTGTGAAAAAACTTTTCCATGAGTCCCTGAAATGTCAAAAACTAACAAATAAACCGCTATGATAACGGCAATGACGTTAATGACACCGAAATAtttaacttcttctttctcttcagcGGGAGTTGAGGAAGGCGGAATTTCACGGAGAAATACAATCGCCGTTAGACAAACGGCGAAAGGGACTACAGCGAGCAAGAGAAGAAAAGTTGAAGGGTCACTAGCGAAAAGCGCCGAACAAATATCGGTGAATATAGCCGTGCTTAAACCCACGTAACCTTTCAAAATTCCCGTTACAGGTCCTCTATTTTTTCGAAAATTACGAATACACGTCACTAAAATGGCGGTGTTCATCCATGTAGTACTGTTACCTCCCatgcacaaaaatatacacaTGACCCAGTACGGAAGTGGCTTAATTGTGCCGCTAACGACAAGCCATTGAACGCCGTAACCGATGAAGCCTTCGATTGAACCAATGAGTAGAATAACGGGAGTAGAAAGTCGGTCAGAGGCAAGTCCGGCGAGAATTCCGAACGCTTTTCCGACGTCTTTAGCAACGGAGAGGTTGTTTAGTTGGAGCTGAGTTAGGGCCATTAGAGACTTTAAAGCGTCGGAATAGTTGGAAAATGTGTAGTTATTGCCGGAAATGGCTTGTACCCATACGGCGGCGACGAAGCCGAGCCATTTTCCGACCGGCGAATTATAAGAATATTGGAAAGTCATTAAAATACAAAGAACTGAATAAATGAAAGCTGAATAAAGTGAAAAAGATTTAGGAGACAAAGACTTTGGTTTGTATTTTCTGATTCTGAGGGTGCATAAGATATGATTTATTatatagagaaaaaaaaagacttttattATCCTGATCAAGTGGCTAATTTTTAATTACTAAAATATGTAGTTGTTATGTTGATTAGAGTTGTTTCTGCGAAGACACGTACAAGTTGCCTCATCCCATTTTTTGCAATTGGAAAATGATTTTtaagtaatttttcttttttctatttgagtttttaaaaaacaaaaaggttGCCAGAGACAAACTAGTGTGCTTTTGTTTTAGTAGATCATAAAGTCATAATAAATCCAAATGGTGACAATATCAACATAGATAAAATATGTGTGTACAAAATTAGACGTTGCTCTGCTACAATGAATGCAGTTCGAACAACCGAAATTGCCTAATATGagttttaattaatatatattgacaattaaaatattataattaaattACTTATAAAGTAAATTATATGCAAGTTTTGATGATAAGCATTAATAATAATATTGCTTGCTATAATAATATATTGAATTACATTAATTGTGTAAAAAAGATTTAAGCTTTCAACGTGTTTAACTTAAATCCGTATACCAAAGTTTTGTCTCCGTTATAATATGCTTGCCAAAAGATCGAATTCGAGGTCGACTTGACTGAAACAAAGTTTTTATATCATGTTCAAGATAACCGATTCAATCCGATAGATATAAAATTTTGTTAATACAACGTGATAGAGAAGTGAGAAATAAATTCAAtgactgataatataataaaaataaagcaaagaAGAAATAATTCTTATTGAATGATTCTTGATAGGATAATGAGCCAAACAAAGCTTGAAGAGGCGAACTATGGCTAACTTGAGAGCAATATGCTATAAATTACCATGTATAGAAttgtagagaagaaaattagattcCCTGATAGTGGTAAAAGTATgtctatttatagggctaaatctaagtaactagtttccttgaattatgggtccattatgagcatttaTTCAATCCATCCATTACTTTTAGAAGACTTGTAACAGTTGAGTAAATGCTGGaattccgtaactgatgagttaattccgaAACTGATGTGTTAATTCCGTAACTAATgtgtcaatctcgtgcctgttgagtcaatctcgtgcctattgagtcaatctcgtgcctatTAAGTCAATCTTGTAATTGATTGCCTTGTTCTGACCGTTacaatcatttattgcatttgttaataattgatttgtaactgatggtgtaatgatggtaaatcccatataatccgggattaattgattccttcctcatttgtaattatgagatattcTCCTGCACCTGATCCGGGCTATTTTATGatgatcagttccgaggctaacagACACGGTACGAGTATGGTCGGTCCCGAGGGTGTTTCACATATCATCTTTACATgtcattcttcacttttcttcaaactttgCTGACACGTGTCGCGATTTAATAATCCCACATGATGAGTCTAATTTTtactaatacagatagtccccccacttttcgGTTACTTACTATGATGTGACCGGGAAGTGAAGATTTTAACCTTTTCATCATTGtctgtgcctcattaaaaaccttgtcagAAAAACCCAATAGGGACAAAAATCGAacgaagaaaaaaagagtgcagaaCTTAGAGATTCAAAAGATAACTCCACCGCTTATGTTCCTTTCGTCAATAATCGGTTGGTTTATCCATGTCTCGTTTCAGGGTTTGAAAAGACAAATCTTTGCCTTATGTTTGCAAAGTTTGATATATaaatttcgactttatttttTGCCTATTTTAATGTTTGGGTTTTTGTTTCACCCTTTAGCTTTGCATTGAAAATGCTTCAATGCTCTGTGACTTTTTTTGAATAAGCACGAATTATAAAAGAGAGCCATTTTATGaatgacacttaatgaagaagacatcTCAACTTCATCATGGTGTAAACATACGAAAGAAGAAATGGGAACACACATATTTCTTTGAACAGCTTTGAGGAAAGTTTTGTATCATTCTATCTTTCGACTTATATAATAGTTTACATGTATTTAAGTATCATCTATAACTCTTTCGTAACTGTTTTCTTTACAACAGATTCGTAAAAAATTCAAGGGTATATCTTGCAACCCATGATTTATATATTGCCTATAACCTAAATATTTGTAAGATTTTGAAATTTACATCCACGAGTGTATTCTTCATAGGTTTTTGAATTAGGCTTGCGTTTTTGGCTCGTAACTTTGCTCTTAACTTTCGATTTGTTGGGTAGACCTTAGGCTTGACTTGAATTctgatttttttagttttctttgcCTTCCATAAATATAGTCCACCAagtgttagagctttgaagtatgaaatctcgagcatttgattattccttccatgtggtccattttctgaaaaggaaaaacatacgggactcggaggtatatattttagatgatgactgcttaaccctttTATTTCATTAGAAGGGTTGTAACCTTGACCGGGAATAATACAGTGTTCCTTGTATTTTCGggtctaatatatatatatatatatatatatatatatatatatatatatatatatatatatatatatatatatatatagagagagagagagagagagagagagagagagagagccaaaataattaat of the Nicotiana tabacum cultivar K326 chromosome 7, ASM71507v2, whole genome shotgun sequence genome contains:
- the LOC107815514 gene encoding protein NUCLEAR FUSION DEFECTIVE 4, whose protein sequence is MTFQYSYNSPVGKWLGFVAAVWVQAISGNNYTFSNYSDALKSLMALTQLQLNNLSVAKDVGKAFGILAGLASDRLSTPVILLIGSIEGFIGYGVQWLVVSGTIKPLPYWVMCIFLCMGGNSTTWMNTAILVTCIRNFRKNRGPVTGILKGYVGLSTAIFTDICSALFASDPSTFLLLLAVVPFAVCLTAIVFLREIPPSSTPAEEKEEVKYFGVINVIAVIIAVYLLVFDISGTHGKVFSQIFAAILLILLASPLFIPVHLMVKNFIRSNSENFDVEGNENEFVEPLLVKKEVVVVKEENAAEMEKRVPVIGEDHTIFEAMRTLDFWILFVSFLCGVGTGLAVMNNLGQMGLALGYTDVSIFVSLTSIWGFFGRILSGSVSEYFIKKAAMPRPIWNAASQIVMAVGYILMAMAMPGSLYIGSIVVGICYGVRLAVTVPTASELFGLKYYGLIYNVLILNLPLGSFLFSGLLAGLLYDAEATKTAGGGNTCVGAHCYRLVFIVMSIACIVGFGLDILLTIRTKNLYAKIYANRKTKKSTTAVLS